A single genomic interval of Drosophila virilis strain 15010-1051.87 chromosome 2, Dvir_AGI_RSII-ME, whole genome shotgun sequence harbors:
- the LOC6631224 gene encoding uncharacterized protein, protein MKVNKMAIGQPTPDTNIEVITTSRPQSKFNCCVNRQRLHSIITGMVIFSYGGMDMAQGLGWNRYTGIADTYQFEFSWFIGVIIGAILSALAVVHVPKLYFYALAIVMQLIDAIICVSAPYNYDAMVAARYIGGIGIGLITVPFIIHNSEVAPSDDRGKWCAVEQSGLGLGIAIQVIMDSMWNPALSIENNQVHGIIGIVFAIVAIAILMLSVESPIFRLRRNDYEMALTCQWELMGKNATSEEHNEALEENKRYVSEGSHESLGHDLSASMIPFIKMFFCRCLVAFSFSMPLTKTIIASTVVWKGTMYSWPIIVWRILRWIGTLVAILVMDKLGRKLLSMVALVCMAGLMLGMASIYSNWPNTLSPYYMAQVCRISMVFQMFAGLFVACTPAYMGEAFPMRVKPFMIALIVCIEQVIHIIVIVTFEPNPYCFFQYYLSVGIILLISMLILLVMLPETRKMTLRQAGYRFRRPHDIWAH, encoded by the exons atgaaagtaaataaaatggcAATCGGTCAACCTACCCCGGATACCAATATAGAGGTGATAACCACTTCTCGACCTCAGAGCAAGTTCAACTGCTGTGTTAATCGTCAGAGACTGCACTCGATCATTacag GAATGGTAATCTTCTCCTATGGCGGCATGGACATGGCTCAGGGCCTTGGATGGAATAGGTACACAGGCATCGCCGATACATATCAATTTGAGTTCAGTTGGTTCATTGGTGTCATCATTGGAGCTATATTGAGTGCCCTCGCTGTTGTTCATGTGCCCAAGTTATATTTCTAT GCTCTGGCAATTGTGATGCAGTTGATCGATGCCATTATATGTGTGAGTGCCCCCTACAACTATGATGCAATGGTCGCAGCTCGGTATATTGgaggcattggcattggcttaATTACGGTTCCCTTTATTATACACAACTCGGAAGTAGCGCCAAGCGATGATCGTGGCAAGTGGTGCGCCGTAGAGCAGTCCGGCCTGGGATTGGGCATAGCTATACAGGTGATAATGGACTCAATGTGGAACCCGGCCTTATCAATCGAAAACAACCAAGTGCATGGCATCATTGGAATCGTGTTTGctattgttgccattgccatatTAATGCTATCAGTTGAATCGCCTATCTTCCGATTGCGCCGGAACGATTACGAAATGGCACTCACATGCCAATGGGAGCTTATGGGCAAAAACGCAACCTCAGAGGAACACAATGAAGCCCTCGAAGAAAACAAGCGCTATGTGTCGGAGGGCTCACACGAAAGCTTAGGCCATGATTTATCCGCCTCCATGATTCCTTTTATCAAAATGTTCTTCTGTCGCTGCCTTGTGGCGTTCAGCTTCTCGATGCCGCTCACCAAGACAATCATTGCGAGCACCGTTGTTTGGAAAGGCACCATGTACAGTTGGCCGATCATCGTATGGAGAATCTTGCGCTGGATCGGAACGCTCGTTGCCATATTAGTTATGGACAAGCTTGGACGCAAGCTCCTCTCAATGGTAGCTCTTGTATGCATGGCAGGCTTGATGCTGGGCATGGCCAGCATCTATTCCAACTGGCCTAACACTTTGAGCCCATACTACATGGCGCAGGTATGTCGCATTTCTATGGTGTTCCAAATGTTTGCTGGCCTCTTCGTCGCTTGTACGCCCGCTTACATGGGAGAGGCGTTCCCCATGCGAGTCAAGCCCTTCATGATTGCCCTTATTGTGTGCATTGAGCAAGTGATCCATATCATTGTGATTGTCACATTCGAACCGAATCCCTACTGCTTCTTCCAGTATTATTTGAGTGTGGGTATTATCCTGCTTATAAGTATGCTTATCCTTTTGGTGATGCTACCGGAGACGCGAAAAATGACGTTGCGACAGGCCGGCTATCGCTTCCGTCGCCCGCATGACATCTGGGCCCACTAG